Proteins encoded in a region of the Massilia sp. UMI-21 genome:
- a CDS encoding LysR family transcriptional regulator — protein sequence MEFRQLRYFVAIVDHGSLSRAALVLHVAQPALTQQLRQLEEELGAQLLHRSAHGVVSTDAGKIFYEHAQAILKQVADARSAVVQSTTRPSGSVSLGLPHSISGALALPLLTATRASYPEITLQLTEEISRSLTEQLKSGRLNLAVLFDEVPAGHFTSTALVEEDLMFICRAGSSLAPATDRLSLQEALASTLILPARQHGVRPLVEQVAQGAGLALGPVLEINSLAILRSALLADLGATLLPMAPLLADIERGAMAAWPVADPAVTRHVTLCASRNIPLTNAAAAIARLVREVTEDLCARGAWPGARLIVA from the coding sequence ATGGAATTTCGCCAGCTCCGGTATTTCGTCGCCATCGTCGACCATGGTTCGCTGTCGCGCGCCGCGCTCGTCCTGCATGTGGCGCAGCCGGCCTTGACGCAGCAGCTGCGCCAGCTCGAGGAGGAACTGGGCGCGCAGTTGCTGCACCGCTCCGCCCATGGTGTCGTCAGCACCGACGCCGGCAAGATCTTTTACGAGCATGCGCAGGCCATCCTCAAGCAGGTGGCGGATGCGCGCTCGGCGGTGGTCCAGTCCACCACACGCCCCTCGGGCAGCGTCTCGCTCGGCCTGCCGCACAGCATTTCCGGCGCGCTGGCCCTGCCCCTGCTGACCGCCACGCGCGCCAGCTACCCTGAAATCACGCTGCAGCTGACCGAAGAGATTTCGCGCAGCCTCACCGAACAGCTCAAGTCGGGCCGCCTGAACCTGGCGGTGCTGTTCGACGAAGTCCCGGCCGGGCATTTCACCAGTACCGCGCTGGTCGAGGAAGACCTGATGTTCATCTGCCGCGCCGGCTCCTCCCTCGCCCCCGCGACGGACAGGCTCAGCTTGCAGGAAGCGCTGGCCAGCACCCTGATCCTGCCGGCGCGCCAGCACGGTGTGCGTCCGCTGGTCGAACAGGTGGCGCAGGGCGCGGGCCTGGCGCTCGGTCCGGTGCTGGAGATCAACTCCCTGGCCATCCTGCGCTCGGCGCTGCTGGCCGACCTGGGCGCCACCCTGCTGCCAATGGCGCCGCTGCTGGCCGACATCGAGCGCGGCGCGATGGCCGCCTGGCCGGTCGCCGATCCGGCCGTGACACGCCACGTCACGCTCTGCGCGTCGCGTAACATCCCGCTGACGAATGCCGCCGCGGCGATCGCCAGACTGGTGCGCGAAGTGACCGAAGACCTGTGCGCGCGCGGCGCCTGGCCGGGTGCGCGGCTGATCGTGGCTTGA
- a CDS encoding CpaF family protein, with amino-acid sequence MSLRERLAIPVHERQPGAAPAEAGNQAYQELKKLMHQMILDRIDLERLKRLTAEQFKHELALLIQRIIEEERIVLNQHERHHLVLDIQHEMLGFGPLEPLLNDPTVSDILVNTASKVYVERRGKLELTDISFHDNAHLMKIIEKIVSRVGRRVDESSPMVDARLPDGSRVNAIIPPLAVDGPLLSIRRFGTSPLTVQNLLDYKSLTPPMIRVLESLGVAKVNILISGGTGSGKTTLLNLISGFIPANERVVTIEDAAELQLRQPHVVRLETRPPNIEGKGEVTQRALVRNALRMRPDRIILGEVRGAEALDMLQAMNTGHEGSLATIHSNAPRDALARLENMVSMAGVSLTARAIRQQIVSAVTVVVQATRLTDGTRKVVSLQEITGMEGDIISMQEIFRFEQTGVDSDGKVQGRFSATGVRPRFADRLKMYGVPVPEDTFDPDRIF; translated from the coding sequence ATGTCCTTACGCGAACGCCTTGCAATTCCCGTCCACGAGCGCCAGCCCGGCGCCGCCCCGGCCGAGGCGGGCAACCAGGCCTACCAGGAGCTGAAGAAGCTGATGCACCAGATGATCCTGGACCGCATCGACCTCGAGCGCCTGAAACGCCTCACCGCCGAGCAGTTCAAGCACGAACTGGCGCTGCTGATCCAGCGCATCATCGAGGAGGAGCGCATCGTGCTGAACCAGCACGAGCGTCATCACCTGGTGCTCGACATCCAGCATGAGATGCTCGGCTTCGGACCGCTCGAGCCGCTACTGAACGACCCGACCGTATCGGACATCCTGGTCAACACCGCCAGCAAGGTGTACGTCGAACGGCGCGGCAAGCTCGAGCTTACCGACATCAGCTTCCACGACAATGCCCACCTGATGAAGATCATCGAGAAGATCGTTTCGCGGGTAGGACGGCGCGTGGACGAGTCGAGCCCGATGGTCGACGCGCGCCTGCCGGACGGCTCGCGAGTAAATGCGATCATCCCGCCGTTGGCGGTGGACGGACCGCTGCTGTCGATTCGGCGCTTCGGCACCAGCCCGCTGACGGTGCAGAACCTGCTCGACTACAAGAGCCTGACCCCGCCGATGATCCGGGTGCTGGAAAGCCTGGGCGTGGCCAAGGTGAACATCCTGATTTCCGGCGGTACCGGCAGCGGCAAGACCACGCTGCTCAACCTCATATCCGGCTTCATTCCGGCCAACGAGCGGGTGGTGACGATCGAGGACGCCGCCGAACTGCAGCTGCGCCAGCCGCATGTGGTGCGTCTGGAAACCCGCCCGCCCAACATCGAGGGGAAGGGCGAGGTGACCCAGCGTGCGCTGGTGCGCAATGCGCTGCGCATGCGTCCCGACCGCATCATCCTGGGCGAGGTGCGTGGTGCGGAAGCGCTCGACATGCTGCAGGCGATGAATACCGGCCACGAAGGTTCGCTCGCGACGATTCACTCGAACGCCCCGCGCGATGCGCTGGCGCGGCTGGAAAACATGGTCAGCATGGCCGGCGTGAGCCTGACCGCGCGGGCGATTCGCCAGCAGATCGTGTCGGCGGTGACGGTGGTGGTGCAGGCGACCCGCCTGACCGACGGCACCCGCAAGGTCGTCAGCCTGCAGGAGATCACCGGCATGGAAGGCGACATCATTTCGATGCAGGAGATCTTCCGCTTCGAGCAAACCGGCGTCGATAGCGACGGCAAGGTGCAGGGCCGCTTCAGCGCGACCGGGGTGCGTCCGCGCTTCGCCGACCGCTTGAAGATGTACGGCGTGCCTGTGCCTGAGGACACCTTCGATCCCGACCGGATCTTCTAG
- a CDS encoding Flp family type IVb pilin, with translation MSTIRSAIKAFVADEDGVTAIEYGLIAALVGVAIAGAATLMSTELKNMFGYIGTELAKRPT, from the coding sequence ATGAGCACGATTCGCTCCGCAATCAAAGCGTTTGTTGCCGATGAAGACGGTGTGACGGCCATCGAATACGGCCTGATCGCTGCACTGGTCGGTGTCGCGATCGCAGGCGCGGCCACCTTGATGAGCACCGAGCTCAAGAACATGTTCGGTTACATCGGCACCGAACTCGCGAAACGTCCCACTTGA
- a CDS encoding HD-GYP domain-containing protein produces the protein MLKKVDASQLKIGMFIHDLDCGWMDHPFVRSRFLLTTDDEIYKIRNAKIRGVVIDCGKGLDVDDAPTLAQAEAATEAEITSIAARPVIVTRVSLGEELQRAVHIRKQAAGLVRTVMADARLGKAVELDKVGPVVESVTESILRNSGALLGLLRIKNKDDYTFLHSVSVCALLVAFCRSRKMDENTIYQAGLGGLLHDTGKALVPDAILNKQGRLTDEEFDIIKRHPRDGYDILVKTPEIGAIPLDITLHHHERRDGSGYPDRQAEGGISELAQMAAIVDVYDAITSDRCYHKGMPAAEALRKIYEWSKFHFNPTLVQEFMRCVGIYPVGTLVLLESGRLGVVIEPHETSLLTPKVNVFFSTRNQTYIKPQTLDLSKPLGFGGGDKILRHESAEKWNVNPLRFMNIA, from the coding sequence ATGTTAAAAAAGGTGGATGCCTCGCAGTTGAAAATCGGGATGTTTATTCATGATCTCGATTGCGGCTGGATGGACCATCCGTTCGTGCGCAGCCGTTTTCTGCTGACCACCGACGACGAGATCTACAAGATTCGCAATGCAAAGATCCGCGGCGTCGTCATTGACTGCGGCAAGGGACTGGACGTGGACGATGCGCCGACGCTGGCGCAGGCCGAGGCCGCGACCGAGGCGGAAATCACATCGATCGCCGCCAGGCCGGTGATCGTCACCCGCGTCTCGCTGGGCGAGGAACTGCAGCGCGCCGTCCACATTCGCAAGCAGGCCGCCGGCCTGGTGCGCACCGTGATGGCCGATGCGCGCCTGGGCAAGGCGGTCGAACTGGACAAGGTAGGGCCGGTGGTCGAGAGCGTGACCGAATCGATCCTGCGTAATTCCGGAGCGCTGCTGGGCCTGCTGCGCATCAAGAACAAGGACGACTACACCTTCCTGCACTCGGTCAGCGTGTGCGCGCTGCTGGTCGCATTCTGCCGTTCACGCAAGATGGACGAAAACACGATCTACCAGGCCGGCCTGGGCGGACTGCTGCACGACACCGGCAAGGCGCTGGTGCCGGACGCCATCCTGAACAAGCAGGGCCGCCTGACCGACGAAGAATTCGACATCATCAAGCGCCACCCGCGCGACGGCTACGACATCCTGGTCAAGACGCCGGAAATCGGCGCGATCCCGCTCGACATCACGCTGCACCACCACGAACGGCGCGACGGCAGCGGTTATCCGGACAGGCAGGCCGAGGGCGGCATCAGCGAACTGGCGCAGATGGCGGCGATCGTCGACGTCTACGACGCCATTACGTCGGACCGCTGCTACCACAAGGGCATGCCGGCCGCCGAAGCGCTGCGCAAGATCTACGAGTGGAGCAAGTTCCACTTCAACCCGACGCTGGTCCAGGAGTTCATGCGCTGCGTCGGCATCTACCCGGTCGGCACCCTGGTGCTGCTCGAATCCGGCCGCCTGGGCGTGGTGATCGAACCGCACGAAACCAGCCTGCTGACGCCGAAAGTGAACGTTTTCTTCAGCACCAGGAACCAGACTTATATCAAGCCGCAGACCCTCGACCTGTCCAAGCCGCTTGGCTTTGGCGGCGGCGACAAGATCCTGCGCCACGAGTCGGCCGAAAAGTGGAACGTCAATCCGTTGCGGTTCATGAACATCGCCTGA
- a CDS encoding type II and III secretion system protein family protein, whose protein sequence is MNRRLNFTQLAAGLALAASVPAHAAAPAVPAGASPAAARPAAKAAAPKLARTTLARSQPVAGCSGEAARPAAMTLNMGKSTMLRLPEKVVHRSVGNPDIVQAMLVAPDTLYIAGVDVGSTNMIVQGKSGLCSVIDIVVAMDPAGLQGTLAALMPEEKDIRVSAAADSLVLSGTVSDTSAIARAVELAGAYVQRPLRQLTAAGGKDNDGVLDTTNNTGGGTASASTRVINLLNVSAPQQVQLEVKIAEVSKTLLERLEAKARFSFGGGSWTTTLVSNFLSGRALPGEESLQTRGGRLVGDANKQDSLVRVLAEPNVLAISGQEGTFLAGGKFYIPVAQDDKKITLEEKEFGVGLRFTPTVLAGGRINLKVAPEVSELSREGIGVSATGIAGTAILPLVTTRRASTTVQLYDGQSFAIGGLVRNNLVANLEGLPMLGEVPILGALFRSTDYQQDRTELVFVITARLVKPLPGAAYSLPTDKVGVPSRAGVLLGGRLEGAAPAQTTAAASTLQPTAPTAQTSSGFELK, encoded by the coding sequence ATGAACAGACGCCTCAACTTCACACAGCTAGCAGCCGGCCTGGCGCTGGCCGCCAGCGTGCCTGCCCACGCGGCCGCCCCCGCCGTACCAGCGGGCGCCTCGCCTGCCGCCGCCAGACCAGCGGCCAAGGCCGCCGCACCCAAGCTCGCCAGGACGACGCTTGCGCGCTCCCAGCCGGTCGCGGGTTGCAGTGGCGAGGCCGCACGTCCTGCCGCCATGACGCTCAACATGGGCAAGTCGACCATGCTGCGCCTGCCCGAGAAGGTGGTCCACCGCAGCGTCGGCAATCCCGACATCGTGCAGGCCATGCTGGTGGCGCCGGATACGCTCTACATTGCCGGCGTCGACGTGGGCAGCACCAACATGATCGTGCAGGGTAAAAGCGGCCTGTGCAGCGTGATCGATATCGTGGTCGCCATGGACCCTGCCGGGCTGCAGGGGACCTTGGCCGCGCTCATGCCTGAAGAGAAGGACATCCGGGTGTCCGCCGCCGCCGATTCCCTGGTGCTGAGCGGCACCGTCAGCGATACCAGCGCGATCGCCCGTGCCGTGGAGCTGGCCGGCGCCTACGTGCAGCGTCCGCTGCGCCAGCTGACGGCTGCGGGCGGCAAGGACAACGACGGTGTGCTGGACACCACCAACAACACCGGCGGCGGCACGGCCAGCGCCAGCACCCGGGTGATCAACCTTCTGAACGTGAGCGCGCCGCAGCAGGTGCAGCTCGAAGTGAAGATTGCCGAAGTGTCGAAAACCCTGCTCGAACGGCTCGAAGCCAAGGCCCGCTTCAGCTTCGGCGGCGGCAGCTGGACCACTACCCTGGTATCGAACTTCCTGAGCGGCCGCGCGCTCCCCGGCGAAGAGTCGCTCCAGACCAGGGGAGGCCGGCTGGTAGGCGACGCGAACAAGCAGGACAGCCTGGTGCGCGTGCTGGCCGAGCCGAACGTGCTTGCGATCAGCGGCCAGGAAGGCACCTTCCTGGCCGGCGGCAAGTTCTATATTCCGGTTGCCCAGGACGACAAGAAGATCACGCTCGAGGAAAAGGAATTCGGCGTTGGCCTGCGCTTCACCCCGACCGTGCTGGCAGGCGGCCGCATCAACCTGAAAGTGGCCCCGGAGGTATCCGAACTGTCACGCGAAGGGATTGGCGTATCGGCCACCGGCATCGCCGGCACCGCCATCCTGCCGCTGGTGACGACGCGCCGGGCCAGCACCACCGTGCAGCTCTATGACGGCCAGAGCTTCGCCATCGGCGGCTTGGTCAGGAATAACCTGGTGGCCAACCTGGAAGGCCTGCCGATGCTGGGTGAAGTGCCGATCCTGGGCGCGCTGTTCCGCAGCACCGATTACCAGCAGGATCGCACCGAACTGGTGTTCGTGATCACGGCCCGCCTGGTCAAGCCGTTGCCCGGCGCCGCTTACTCGCTGCCGACCGACAAGGTGGGCGTCCCGTCGCGCGCTGGAGTCTTGCTCGGCGGCCGTCTCGAAGGGGCCGCACCGGCCCAGACCACCGCGGCCGCATCCACCTTGCAGCCGACGGCGCCCACTGCGCAGACCAGCTCCGGCTTCGAACTCAAATAG
- the cpaB gene encoding Flp pilus assembly protein CpaB produces MKNKRAVIMMTLAILFGLAAVVMASRWLLTQPAASASRIVVATSDINLGQRLTPDMLKLVEWPSRSVPKGAFDDPQKLSGRVLKTSILTGDPVSEAKLAPEGTLGGLSALITEGKRAITVRVNDVIGVAGFALPGNYVDIIVSTETEAPPQATVSRERSISKIVLERILVLAVAQEVNRDETKPKVVNAVTLEVTPEQAEKLDLARSVGTLSLALRNQIDPAAAETTGATKQNLLPVAAPVRPVSMPAPPSRPRVQVPRPAPAPQRECVKVINGLHASQECF; encoded by the coding sequence ATGAAAAACAAGCGTGCAGTAATCATGATGACGCTCGCGATCCTGTTTGGATTGGCGGCCGTGGTGATGGCCTCGCGCTGGCTGCTGACGCAACCCGCGGCAAGCGCCAGTCGCATCGTGGTGGCGACTTCCGACATCAACTTGGGGCAGCGCCTGACGCCCGACATGCTCAAGCTGGTCGAGTGGCCATCCCGCAGCGTGCCGAAAGGCGCCTTCGACGACCCGCAGAAACTGAGCGGCCGGGTACTCAAGACCAGCATCCTGACGGGCGACCCCGTGAGCGAAGCCAAGCTTGCGCCGGAGGGCACACTGGGCGGGCTGTCTGCGCTGATCACCGAAGGCAAGCGGGCCATCACGGTGCGCGTCAACGACGTGATCGGCGTGGCCGGTTTCGCATTACCGGGCAATTACGTGGACATCATCGTCAGTACCGAAACAGAGGCGCCGCCCCAGGCCACTGTCTCGCGCGAGCGGAGCATCTCGAAGATCGTGCTCGAGCGGATCCTGGTGCTGGCCGTGGCGCAGGAAGTCAATCGCGACGAGACCAAGCCCAAGGTGGTGAACGCCGTCACGCTCGAAGTCACTCCCGAGCAGGCCGAAAAGCTCGACCTGGCGCGCAGCGTCGGCACGCTGTCGCTGGCACTGCGCAATCAGATCGATCCGGCCGCGGCGGAGACGACCGGCGCCACCAAGCAGAACCTGTTGCCGGTGGCCGCGCCGGTGCGGCCGGTATCGATGCCGGCTCCGCCATCCCGGCCGCGCGTGCAGGTCCCGCGCCCGGCGCCGGCGCCGCAACGCGAATGCGTCAAGGTCATCAATGGCCTGCACGCTTCCCAGGAATGCTTCTGA
- a CDS encoding AAA family ATPase: protein MKALLISRDSQLYAEIASQGAARVPPLNLGAVRASLREALDRPESDSPQLVIVDATDIEPSEAALLERLGRQYPETHLMLLTDQHQPDLLIRAMRAGVREVLQLPLAHRAFHESMDRISAAAGVSALRDGKILAFIACKGGSGATFISTNFGYALATLAAKKVLLIDLHGQFGDAALYVSDQKPTMTLSDVCAQIARVDGPFLESCLVHVTPGFGVLAAADDSAHGKEAKPEHIDTILRVARQYYDYVLLDVGRQIDAVSLRALDVTDTIYPVLQLALPDIRDARRLLDIFRSLGYVLDHIRLIVNRYEKGGKLRLQDLHAALGCEVVHTFPNDYVAVTDSVNQGVPVLQLSRASAAARSLADMVDLVTTRRVQESRGLFDRLFGRGESDN, encoded by the coding sequence ATGAAAGCGCTACTCATCAGCCGTGACAGCCAGCTCTACGCGGAAATCGCCTCGCAGGGCGCCGCGCGCGTGCCGCCGCTGAACCTCGGCGCCGTCCGCGCCAGCCTGCGCGAAGCACTCGACCGACCGGAGTCCGACAGTCCGCAACTGGTCATTGTCGACGCGACCGACATCGAGCCGTCCGAAGCCGCGCTGCTCGAACGTCTCGGCCGCCAGTACCCCGAGACTCACCTGATGCTGTTGACCGACCAGCACCAGCCGGATCTCCTGATCCGCGCCATGCGCGCCGGCGTGCGCGAAGTGCTGCAGCTGCCCCTGGCGCATCGCGCCTTCCATGAATCGATGGACCGCATCTCGGCCGCCGCGGGGGTGTCGGCCCTGCGCGACGGGAAGATCCTGGCCTTCATCGCCTGCAAGGGTGGCAGCGGAGCCACCTTCATCTCGACCAATTTCGGCTATGCGCTCGCCACGCTGGCCGCCAAGAAGGTGCTGCTGATCGACCTGCACGGTCAGTTTGGCGATGCCGCATTGTATGTGTCGGACCAGAAGCCGACCATGACGCTGTCCGACGTCTGTGCCCAGATCGCGCGCGTTGATGGGCCATTCCTCGAGTCTTGCCTGGTGCACGTGACTCCCGGCTTTGGCGTGCTTGCTGCTGCCGACGACTCCGCCCACGGCAAGGAAGCCAAGCCGGAACATATCGACACCATCCTGCGCGTCGCGCGCCAGTACTACGACTACGTGCTGCTCGACGTCGGCCGCCAGATTGACGCGGTATCGCTGCGGGCGTTGGACGTCACCGATACCATCTATCCGGTGCTGCAGCTGGCGCTTCCCGACATCCGCGATGCGCGCCGCCTGCTCGACATCTTCCGCTCGCTCGGCTACGTGCTCGACCACATCCGCCTGATCGTCAACCGCTACGAGAAGGGCGGCAAGCTGCGCCTGCAAGACCTGCATGCGGCGCTCGGCTGCGAAGTGGTGCATACCTTCCCCAACGATTACGTCGCCGTCACCGATTCGGTCAACCAGGGCGTGCCGGTGCTGCAACTGTCCCGCGCGAGCGCGGCCGCGCGCAGCCTGGCCGACATGGTCGACCTGGTAACCACCCGCCGCGTCCAGGAGAGCAGGGGCTTGTTCGACCGGCTGTTCGGCCGCGGCGAGTCTGACAACTGA
- a CDS encoding ATP-binding protein, with protein sequence MEVLSAPLLPAVSEGPLAAAPGGGLTEEPAPILPRQPRTVRDTGLDPRFATALLIKTLHAGGKTALSVLTGRLRLSISVVREVLQQLVAEQQIEVAWCGDSDIDVHYQLTAFGQRAAADYLAESRYVGPAPVTLAAYRALVESQSLRHPAAPRVTPAELQAVLAEDGIEPSVRELIGAALHSNRPMMLYGPSGSGKTTLARKLVQLRQEPIAVPYAVLVNHEVVQLYDPALHAAPLQSRMMEERRSCDTRWALCQRPLVHVGAELARDTLDLRAEAASGVLRPPPHLLANNGLLVLDDLGRQRVPAAEVLHRWLGALERGVDHVAVPGGASHALPFDVSLVLATSLAPESVLDESCLRRIGYRIAVGPLPEPAYRALVRRQCRLRGIDPDEGTIDYLINELHRRTRRPLLAAWPHELLGRIADFAGFAGREPRFDADSVAQAWSSLFGARAALEPSNLGEMR encoded by the coding sequence ATGGAAGTGTTATCAGCGCCCTTGTTGCCAGCTGTCTCCGAAGGACCGCTTGCGGCTGCGCCTGGCGGCGGGTTGACGGAAGAGCCTGCGCCCATCCTGCCGCGCCAGCCGCGCACTGTGCGCGACACCGGCCTCGACCCGCGTTTCGCTACTGCCCTGCTCATCAAAACCCTGCACGCCGGGGGCAAGACGGCACTGTCTGTGCTGACGGGGCGCCTGCGCCTGTCGATCAGCGTGGTGCGCGAAGTGCTGCAGCAGCTGGTCGCCGAGCAGCAGATCGAAGTGGCGTGGTGCGGCGACTCCGACATCGATGTGCACTACCAGTTGACCGCCTTCGGGCAGCGCGCCGCAGCCGACTACCTGGCTGAATCGCGCTACGTGGGGCCGGCTCCGGTGACGCTGGCCGCTTACCGTGCGCTGGTCGAGAGCCAGTCGCTGCGCCATCCCGCGGCCCCGCGCGTCACGCCCGCCGAGCTGCAGGCCGTGCTTGCCGAGGATGGCATCGAGCCTTCGGTGCGTGAACTGATCGGCGCCGCGCTGCATTCGAACCGTCCAATGATGCTGTACGGCCCGTCCGGCAGCGGCAAGACCACGCTCGCCCGCAAGTTGGTGCAACTGCGCCAGGAACCGATAGCGGTGCCCTACGCGGTGCTCGTCAATCACGAGGTCGTGCAGCTGTACGATCCGGCCCTGCATGCGGCGCCGCTGCAGTCGCGCATGATGGAAGAGCGGCGCAGTTGCGACACACGCTGGGCACTTTGCCAGCGTCCGCTGGTGCATGTCGGCGCCGAACTGGCGCGCGACACGCTGGACCTGCGTGCCGAGGCGGCCAGCGGGGTGCTGCGCCCACCGCCGCACCTGTTGGCGAACAACGGCCTGTTGGTGCTCGACGACCTCGGCCGCCAACGCGTACCGGCCGCCGAGGTCCTGCACCGCTGGCTCGGCGCACTCGAGCGCGGTGTCGACCATGTCGCAGTACCTGGCGGGGCAAGCCATGCGCTGCCCTTCGACGTGTCGCTGGTGCTGGCCACCAGCCTTGCTCCCGAATCGGTCCTCGATGAATCCTGCCTGCGCCGCATCGGTTACCGGATCGCGGTCGGTCCGCTTCCCGAGCCGGCCTACCGCGCCCTGGTACGGCGCCAGTGCCGGCTGCGCGGCATCGATCCCGACGAAGGCACGATCGACTATCTGATCAACGAACTGCACCGCCGCACCCGGCGTCCGTTGCTGGCAGCCTGGCCCCATGAGCTGTTGGGCCGGATCGCCGACTTCGCCGGCTTTGCCGGCCGCGAACCGCGTTTCGACGCGGACAGCGTGGCCCAGGCCTGGAGCAGCCTGTTCGGCGCCAGGGCGGCACTGGAGCCAAGCAACCTGGGAGAGATGCGATGA
- a CDS encoding GGDEF domain-containing protein, protein MDSLLRHMVDMTGHRDHTMLDISVISAVQELAGAVQTRVLTIATVCGQKFVRSRACIRLGGVACPEELHDAASPGEPITAFPALAHCLERHDSRAEGEGDDGLRRLWLPVWFGDQADTCLEIAHVHRFTADAMHLITGIVSVYRNFQSLLDYSERDSLTGLLNRKTFDDQLARMLHSADAEPLMPGQPERRQHGAEEKQWLAVVDVDHFKLVNDRFGHLYGDEVLILIANLLQSSFRAQDRVFRFGGEEFVVLLRSTTLENARKIIDRFRTNVEAHVFPQVGKVTVSVGFTSISATDSPVVTLGHADQALYFAKANGRNRACHYEELVANGLLQTIATNDTAEFF, encoded by the coding sequence ATGGATTCCCTGCTGCGACACATGGTGGACATGACTGGTCACCGCGATCACACGATGCTCGACATCTCCGTGATTTCGGCGGTACAGGAACTGGCGGGTGCCGTTCAGACCCGGGTGCTGACCATCGCCACCGTGTGTGGTCAAAAATTCGTCCGCTCGCGCGCCTGCATCCGTCTCGGCGGCGTGGCCTGCCCGGAAGAATTGCACGACGCCGCCAGCCCGGGCGAACCGATTACCGCATTTCCCGCACTGGCGCACTGCCTCGAACGTCACGATTCGCGTGCGGAAGGCGAGGGCGACGACGGACTGCGCCGCCTGTGGCTACCGGTCTGGTTCGGCGACCAGGCCGATACCTGCCTCGAGATCGCGCACGTCCACAGGTTCACGGCGGACGCGATGCACTTGATCACCGGGATCGTCAGCGTCTACCGCAATTTCCAGAGCCTGCTCGACTACAGCGAGCGCGACTCGCTCACCGGGCTCCTCAACCGCAAGACCTTCGACGACCAGCTGGCGCGCATGCTGCACAGCGCGGACGCCGAGCCCCTGATGCCGGGTCAGCCCGAGCGGCGCCAGCACGGGGCCGAAGAAAAGCAGTGGCTGGCGGTGGTCGACGTCGACCATTTCAAGCTGGTGAACGACCGCTTCGGCCACCTGTACGGCGACGAAGTGCTGATCCTGATCGCCAACCTGCTGCAGTCGTCGTTCCGCGCGCAAGACCGGGTCTTTCGCTTCGGCGGCGAAGAGTTCGTGGTGCTGCTGCGCTCGACCACGCTCGAGAATGCGCGCAAGATCATCGACCGCTTCCGTACCAACGTCGAAGCGCATGTGTTCCCGCAGGTCGGAAAGGTGACGGTGAGTGTCGGCTTCACCAGCATCAGCGCCACCGATTCGCCGGTGGTCACGCTTGGCCACGCCGACCAGGCCCTGTACTTCGCCAAGGCCAACGGGCGCAACCGCGCCTGCCACTACGAGGAACTGGTAGCCAACGGACTGCTGCAGACCATCGCCACCAACGACACCGCCGAATTCTTCTGA
- a CDS encoding prepilin peptidase has product MLVAPYLDTLLLLLVAAAAINDLVSRRIPNLLLLSGLIGALVLHALSPEPGAALLACVGGAVLGLSLFLPFYLLRSMAAGDVKMMATVGAFTGPAVAFHIAIIAWCAGGVMALAIIVFRGRLRLALKNLSGILRNALLRLPAGSQTVTESAGSMPYGVAIAAGTIYVVMSAYA; this is encoded by the coding sequence ATGCTTGTTGCACCTTATCTCGATACGCTGCTGTTGCTCCTGGTCGCCGCCGCCGCCATCAACGACCTGGTAAGCCGCCGCATCCCGAACCTGCTGCTGCTGAGCGGCCTGATCGGCGCGCTGGTCTTGCACGCGTTATCGCCGGAACCGGGCGCGGCCTTGCTCGCCTGTGTTGGCGGCGCCGTTCTCGGCTTGTCGTTGTTCCTGCCTTTTTACCTGCTGCGCAGCATGGCCGCAGGGGACGTCAAGATGATGGCCACGGTCGGCGCGTTCACCGGTCCGGCCGTCGCCTTCCACATTGCGATCATCGCCTGGTGCGCCGGTGGCGTCATGGCCCTCGCCATCATTGTGTTCCGTGGCCGGTTGCGGCTGGCGCTGAAGAACCTGTCAGGCATCCTTCGCAACGCCCTGCTGCGGCTTCCGGCAGGGAGCCAGACAGTGACGGAAAGCGCCGGCTCCATGCCCTATGGCGTGGCGATTGCGGCCGGCACGATCTACGTTGTCATGAGCGCTTACGCTTGA
- a CDS encoding Flp family type IVb pilin, with product MNTITSAIKAFVADEGGVTAIEYGLIAALVGVAIAGAATAMSTQLKGIFNYIGTELAKRPS from the coding sequence ATGAACACCATTACCTCTGCCATCAAAGCTTTTGTCGCTGATGAGGGCGGTGTGACGGCCATCGAATACGGCCTGATCGCTGCACTGGTCGGTGTCGCGATCGCAGGTGCGGCCACCGCAATGAGCACCCAGCTCAAAGGTATCTTCAACTACATCGGTACCGAGCTCGCGAAACGTCCGTCCTGA